CTCCATGGTTTTTCCCCAGGCTTCAAAAGCCACATCAGCAATCGCAACATCTTCCAGGTATCTGTACGGCATAATCATCCTTTGATGTTCCCGAAAGGAACAAGTTTTGCAACAGGAAGCGAGATGCCAGCCAGTGCAGTAGCCTCTACCACATCATCTATTTCCTTGTATGCAAACCCTGCCTCTTCCGCAGCGCCGTTGGTTATCTGGTCGTAGACCTGTAAATCCATGGCATCGATAAGCTTTTTGGTTGCAACTATCCTTGCAGGCACCCTCATTCCCTGCTTAAAACCCGGCGGTATATCCCAGACGACATCTGAGATTTTAG
The DNA window shown above is from Candidatus Methanoperedens sp. and carries:
- a CDS encoding RtcB family protein, coding for MPFGELQFKKPEFTKISDVVWDIPPGFKQGMRVPARIVATKKLIDAMDLQVYDQITNGAAEEAGFAYKEIDDVVEATALAGISLPVAKLVPFGNIKG